In Ruficoccus amylovorans, the genomic stretch CAGACGCAATCAGCCGAGCCTTTGAAGAGTCCTGGATTGGCCAGGATGGCTACATTCGCGAAGATGGCAGCCGCCAAAAGCGGGCGCTCGCATTTCAAGGCATGGTGACTGCGGCAGACGGGCAGACCTTCCCCGAAGTCTTTATCCTCGACCTGCCAGAGGACCTGACCCGCGCAGGAGACCTCCCGCTTGAGGGCTCGGACACTCGCTGGCCGGCTCCGCCACTGGGCGTATCCCAGCGCCGGTTGACCTTTACCACCGAACGCTTGTTTCCCGGCATACAGGGCCCCCGCCACTGGCTGCGCAGCTCACCCGACGGCTCCAAAATCGCATTCCTGATGAAGGACGATGACGGTATCCCGCAGCTCTGGCTAGTCTCGCCACTGGGCGGTGCCCCGAAACAACTGACCCATAACCCGTGGAGCATCACCTCCGCTTTTAGCTGGAGCCCAGACGGCCGATTCATCGCCTACGTAATGGATCACAGTGTTTTTATAACTGAGGCCACGTCTGGTCACTCGTTTCGATTGACCGCTCGCAGCCCGGAGGCAGTCGCCCCGCAATTTCACGCCTGTGTCTTTTCTCCTGACGGCCAAAATATCGCCTTTGTCCGCCGCCTGCCTTACAGCACGGATGAATACTACCAGATTTGCGTCCTGGGAGTCCCTCCCATACCCGATCAATCTCTATAACTATGCAAAAACTACGATCTCTTATCCCTCTGGGTGCCCTGCTTGTCTGCGCCGCATCTCCTGCGCTGGCACAAAGCCCCATTCGCCCCATGGCCAATGACTTTGTGGTCGTGGGCGAATCTCCCGATGCAGAAAAAATCCCCCTGTATTCTCCGTCCATCCTTAGCCTGCCCTCGGGACGTCTGGTCGCTGCCTACGAGCGCGGCAAGGAAGGCCGAGCCAACAAGCAGGACTATACCTTTATTTTAACCTCCGACGATGGCGGCAAAACTTGGACCGAGCGCAAGCAGACGAAGATCACTCAGGGACGTGTTTTCGCAGCAGGGAAGTCTCTGTACATGCTCGGGCATACTGGAGATCTGGTCGTAATCAAGTCGGACGATGACGGGGTGACTTGGAGCGATGTAACAAAACTCACCGACGGGCAATCGTGGCACCAGTCGGCTTGCAACGTCTGGTACGCACACGGCAATGTCTATCTGGTGATGGAGCGACGGGTCATCAAAGAAGGAAAATGTTGGCCAGTGGGCCAGTTGGCTCCGGTACTGATGCGGGCCAAGGAAACGGATGACCTCACCAAGCGCGAAAGCTGGACCTTTGCCAGCGAACTACCGTTCTACGATACGATTCCCGGCTACAAGGAAAACGATATGCCAATCAATTATTTTGGCGTTCCGTTTTACAAGCAGGAATACCCGGATCGCTCCCGCCTCGGCGACGGTCGCTCCATGTCGCCGATGGGATGGCTGGAAGCGAATGTCGTGCAAATCATGGATCCAGACCACTATTGGTACGATCCGCAGGGACGCACCTTCCACCTGTTCATGCGTGCCCACACCGGAGGCACTGGCTATGCTGCGCTGGCCAAAGTTGTTGAAAACCCCGATGGTACGATGACGACTTCACTCGAACAAGTGCCCTCCGGAAAGACCATGCTTTTCCTGCCGTTCCCCGGCGGACAGATGCGATTCCACGTACTTTATGACGAACAGACAAAGCTTTACTGGCTGCTCAGCTCTCAGGCGACAGACTCCATGCGACGGGTAGACCGCCTCCCTCAGAGCCGCTATGACCTGCCCAACAATGAGCGCAACCGCCTTGCCCTGCATTTCTCAAAAAACATGGTGGACTGGTGCTTTGCCGGACTGGTGGCAACGACCGACTCAGACAAGGAGGCCCGCCACTATGCCAGTATCGACTTCGATGGTGACGATCTGGTCATCCTCTCCCGCAGTGGCGATGAAAATGCCAAGAGTGCTCATGACGGCAATCTCATCACCTTCCATCGTGTAAAGAATTTCCGCGATCTCGTTTATTGAGCTTGGCCACTTTATTCCAAAGAGCCCTTCATCAATTATCCCGATTCAGTTGGGCGCACTGCTCAGTTGAATCGGGATCCGATGCTCCGCTCTTTGCCCAATTTACAGACAACAGAACTGCATTCGCCAAGGGCTACAAACTGCCGTAACGCTAGCATTTAATAGTTAAATCAAATGAAT encodes the following:
- a CDS encoding sialidase family protein, whose protein sequence is MQKLRSLIPLGALLVCAASPALAQSPIRPMANDFVVVGESPDAEKIPLYSPSILSLPSGRLVAAYERGKEGRANKQDYTFILTSDDGGKTWTERKQTKITQGRVFAAGKSLYMLGHTGDLVVIKSDDDGVTWSDVTKLTDGQSWHQSACNVWYAHGNVYLVMERRVIKEGKCWPVGQLAPVLMRAKETDDLTKRESWTFASELPFYDTIPGYKENDMPINYFGVPFYKQEYPDRSRLGDGRSMSPMGWLEANVVQIMDPDHYWYDPQGRTFHLFMRAHTGGTGYAALAKVVENPDGTMTTSLEQVPSGKTMLFLPFPGGQMRFHVLYDEQTKLYWLLSSQATDSMRRVDRLPQSRYDLPNNERNRLALHFSKNMVDWCFAGLVATTDSDKEARHYASIDFDGDDLVILSRSGDENAKSAHDGNLITFHRVKNFRDLVY